The proteins below come from a single Crossiella sp. CA-258035 genomic window:
- a CDS encoding MAB_1171c family putative transporter, whose translation MIFYIFYFLCAIGTLALVAHKYRSWRAAPAAQRPAILPLCTSGICVAIGFLVAVPLIGVNLNKLTGIPSLSVIVMGVVTMGWVGSGQVMLLYWRYSPARAWRSARWILSIYGAIAVTQVVLFVLGGPPADLHLEFLVTYPAAPFFGEQMALHFLAYTVGMANIAYMCWRWTAEPTTAGRAWLRRGLRITAVGILFGVAYGTVTFIAIIATWFDQDLSLLSTHVGPSLNILSAPLVIMGMSIPVWGPKLPISVQKFADYPDAVRDHRRLLPLWRALQPVDPELVHQQHHLGSRFQASSRLFWRVIEINDWLQLLEPYRSARAAAAIADRIREADLTDAQAQAYQEAAEIKAALAAYERGERSADVTTVPEHGAAEQAHHAFAAERARLTSIAAAFRDPGLNNLAAASTAPVASTSDHAAATPR comes from the coding sequence ATGATCTTCTATATCTTCTACTTCCTTTGCGCCATAGGCACTTTGGCGCTGGTCGCGCACAAGTACCGGTCGTGGCGAGCGGCCCCGGCGGCGCAGCGCCCGGCGATTCTTCCGCTGTGTACCTCGGGTATCTGCGTCGCCATTGGCTTCCTGGTCGCGGTGCCCCTGATTGGCGTGAACCTCAACAAGCTCACCGGGATTCCCAGCCTGTCGGTCATCGTCATGGGCGTGGTCACCATGGGCTGGGTCGGCTCCGGCCAGGTCATGTTGCTGTACTGGCGGTACTCCCCCGCGCGGGCCTGGCGCAGCGCCCGCTGGATCCTCTCGATCTACGGCGCCATCGCGGTGACCCAGGTGGTGTTGTTCGTGCTCGGCGGCCCGCCGGCCGACCTGCACCTGGAGTTCCTCGTCACCTATCCGGCCGCGCCGTTCTTCGGTGAGCAGATGGCGCTGCACTTCCTGGCCTACACCGTCGGCATGGCCAACATCGCGTACATGTGCTGGCGGTGGACGGCCGAGCCGACCACCGCCGGGCGAGCGTGGTTGCGCCGCGGGCTGCGCATCACCGCGGTGGGCATCCTGTTCGGCGTGGCCTACGGCACGGTGACCTTCATCGCGATCATCGCCACCTGGTTCGACCAGGACCTGAGCCTGCTCAGCACCCATGTCGGCCCCTCCTTGAACATCCTGTCCGCGCCACTGGTGATCATGGGCATGTCCATCCCGGTGTGGGGACCGAAGCTGCCCATCTCCGTGCAGAAGTTCGCCGACTACCCCGACGCGGTGCGCGACCACCGGCGGCTGCTTCCGTTGTGGCGGGCGCTCCAGCCAGTCGACCCCGAGCTGGTCCACCAGCAGCACCACCTCGGCAGCCGGTTCCAGGCCAGCAGCCGCCTGTTCTGGCGCGTGATCGAGATCAACGACTGGCTGCAACTGCTGGAGCCCTACCGCTCGGCCCGGGCTGCCGCTGCCATCGCCGATCGCATTCGCGAGGCCGACCTCACCGACGCCCAAGCACAGGCCTACCAGGAAGCAGCCGAGATCAAGGCTGCCCTGGCCGCCTACGAACGCGGCGAACGCAGCGCCGATGTCACGACCGTGCCGGAACACGGCGCGGCGGAGCAGGCCCACCACGCGTTCGCGGCCGAACGCGCCCGCCTGACCAGCATCGCAGCGGCCTTCCGCGACCCCGGCCTGAACAACCTGGCCGCGGCCAGCACCGCCCCGGTGGCGAGCACCTCGGATCACGCAGCGGCCACGCCCCGCTGA
- a CDS encoding GGDEF domain-containing protein: MNAPRLDHLTRLPDRWGWEEAAPRLLRETATRGGALVLLMLDIDEFKTINDTHGHLAGDVVLRMVADCLRTVMRPGDLLVRYGGDEFVALCVVADAHEAIQVTRRIARAVRDTAILAPDAREDITVGISVTAAIGAAAFRPTSDGCVISIDAALRHADAALLEAKGADQDRECVVFLGPLTGGGFEIV; this comes from the coding sequence GTGAACGCGCCCCGTCTCGACCACCTGACCCGCCTTCCTGACCGGTGGGGCTGGGAGGAAGCGGCGCCGCGACTCCTCCGAGAGACGGCCACACGCGGTGGCGCGCTCGTCCTCCTGATGCTCGACATCGACGAGTTCAAGACGATCAATGACACCCACGGTCACCTCGCCGGCGACGTCGTGCTGCGGATGGTTGCGGACTGCCTGCGAACGGTGATGCGACCGGGAGATCTACTTGTCCGTTACGGCGGTGACGAGTTCGTCGCGCTCTGCGTGGTGGCCGATGCGCACGAAGCGATCCAGGTCACCCGCAGAATCGCCCGTGCGGTGCGAGACACGGCCATCCTCGCGCCTGACGCGCGGGAGGACATCACGGTCGGCATCTCGGTCACGGCGGCCATCGGCGCGGCGGCGTTCCGACCAACGTCGGACGGGTGCGTTATCTCCATAGACGCGGCGCTTCGACACGCGGACGCCGCACTGCTTGAGGCGAAGGGAGCGGATCAGGATCGGGAGTGCGTGGTGTTCCTCGGCCCCTTGACGGGGGGTGGATTCGAGATCGTGTGA
- a CDS encoding helix-turn-helix transcriptional regulator, with protein sequence MVENGIRSFPAVLQQLCANTDGQPMSNVKLAQAIGVSHSYIAQLRRGTREPTLATVEALAEFLNVHPAYFVGGRRDRAPRSLSQRSFREKLNTLFDLARHPEKNELTLDAAVAAVRERGKERGDTNWTISPSTIIDLRSGKNTNPRLRHVIMLAEVFHSPPAYFLDEELAEQMDSQLRFHRTMAELGIEKVVTRAPELTEEVRDSLVRTLVKALKPEAADAVEEALTRSARAPETPDGQPSGGTAHGGVT encoded by the coding sequence GTGGTCGAGAACGGTATTCGCTCGTTCCCGGCTGTCCTGCAACAGCTCTGCGCTAACACCGATGGTCAGCCGATGTCCAACGTCAAGTTGGCCCAGGCGATCGGGGTCAGCCACAGCTATATCGCCCAGCTACGTCGGGGAACCCGCGAGCCGACGCTGGCCACGGTTGAGGCGCTGGCGGAGTTCCTCAACGTCCACCCGGCCTACTTCGTCGGCGGGCGGCGCGATCGGGCACCGCGGAGCTTGTCGCAACGGTCCTTCCGCGAGAAGCTGAACACCCTTTTCGACTTGGCCCGTCACCCGGAGAAGAACGAACTCACCCTGGACGCGGCAGTCGCGGCGGTCCGTGAGCGGGGCAAGGAACGGGGCGACACCAACTGGACGATCTCCCCGAGCACGATCATCGATCTGCGCAGCGGCAAGAACACCAACCCCCGCCTGCGGCACGTGATCATGCTTGCCGAGGTTTTCCACTCTCCGCCGGCCTACTTCCTCGACGAGGAGCTGGCCGAGCAGATGGACAGCCAGCTGAGGTTCCACCGCACCATGGCCGAGCTGGGCATCGAGAAGGTCGTCACTCGCGCGCCCGAACTTACCGAAGAGGTTCGCGACTCGCTCGTGCGGACGCTGGTCAAGGCGCTCAAACCCGAGGCCGCTGACGCGGTAGAAGAAGCCCTGACCCGTTCCGCGCGGGCTCCGGAGACACCTGACGGACAACCATCTGGCGGCACGGCACATGGCGGTGTGACGTGA
- a CDS encoding enterotoxin, producing MPTPRIRNALVLGGGFAGTLAAYVLSPVADTVTVVDRDRFADEPTDRKGTPHARHTHALVSGGARALDDLMPGLIDSLLAKGAQRIGLPDRYLALTPYGWFHRRPGTQYIIGSSRRLLEWTIRSRLPHGDQLRFIEATDVLGLTGSSTAVTGARCRDRATGEVIELSADFVVDTTGRSSQALDWLTELGLPPVHQVTVDPGIFYTTRIFRAPDEATQDFPAVNIQANPALTTRSRRSGVLIPIEDGQWTVTLSGAPGSQPTLDEEGQRAFAASLPDPTIAKLIAAAEPLGPAFGFRAHANRRRYFERLPQWPRGLVVLGDAYATFNPVYGHGLTVAARAAIALRDGLAQHGADGTQQIQQSIAAAADDAWTMATTQDLRFPQTDCPRPGRAARLQYAFQDWLGRKAMNNPTIAEAQIDVFTLSAPATNLLRPSILLKALRTPHKDGLNTPPFSNEELRVLEPTPS from the coding sequence ATGCCGACACCTCGGATCCGCAACGCCCTCGTGCTCGGCGGCGGCTTCGCCGGAACCCTCGCCGCGTACGTGCTCTCCCCGGTCGCCGACACCGTCACCGTCGTCGACCGCGACCGCTTCGCCGATGAACCCACCGACCGCAAAGGCACCCCGCACGCACGCCACACCCACGCCCTGGTCTCCGGTGGCGCGCGCGCTCTGGATGACCTCATGCCCGGCCTGATCGACTCGCTGCTTGCCAAGGGCGCACAGCGGATCGGCCTGCCCGACCGCTACCTGGCCCTGACCCCCTACGGCTGGTTTCACCGCCGTCCCGGCACCCAGTACATCATCGGCAGCAGCAGGCGCTTGCTCGAATGGACCATCCGATCCCGGCTGCCCCACGGCGACCAGCTCCGCTTCATCGAGGCCACCGACGTCCTCGGCCTGACCGGCAGCTCGACCGCGGTCACCGGCGCCCGGTGCCGGGACCGCGCCACCGGTGAGGTCATCGAGCTGTCCGCGGACTTCGTGGTCGACACGACCGGCCGCAGCTCCCAGGCCCTCGACTGGCTGACCGAACTCGGCCTTCCCCCGGTACACCAAGTGACCGTGGATCCCGGCATCTTCTACACCACCAGGATCTTCCGCGCCCCTGACGAGGCCACGCAGGACTTCCCGGCGGTCAACATCCAGGCCAACCCGGCGCTGACCACTCGATCCCGCCGCTCCGGCGTGCTCATCCCGATCGAGGACGGGCAGTGGACCGTCACCCTCTCCGGCGCCCCCGGCTCCCAGCCCACCCTGGACGAGGAAGGCCAGCGCGCTTTCGCCGCCAGTCTGCCGGACCCCACCATCGCCAAGCTGATCGCCGCGGCCGAACCCCTCGGTCCGGCCTTCGGCTTCCGTGCGCACGCGAACCGGCGCCGCTACTTCGAGCGCCTGCCGCAGTGGCCACGCGGCCTGGTCGTCTTGGGCGATGCCTACGCCACCTTCAACCCGGTCTACGGGCACGGCCTCACCGTCGCCGCCCGCGCCGCCATCGCCCTCCGCGACGGACTGGCCCAGCACGGTGCCGACGGCACCCAGCAGATCCAGCAGTCGATCGCCGCTGCGGCTGACGACGCTTGGACGATGGCCACCACCCAGGACCTCCGCTTCCCGCAGACCGACTGCCCGCGTCCCGGTCGAGCCGCCCGGCTCCAGTACGCGTTCCAGGACTGGCTCGGCCGCAAGGCCATGAACAACCCCACGATCGCCGAGGCGCAAATCGACGTGTTCACCTTGTCCGCGCCGGCGACCAACCTGCTGCGACCCAGCATCCTGCTCAAAGCGCTCCGGACCCCGCACAAGGACGGCCTGAACACGCCGCCGTTCAGCAACGAGGAACTCCGCGTCCTGGAACCGACGCCGAGCTGA